A DNA window from Arachis duranensis cultivar V14167 chromosome 3, aradu.V14167.gnm2.J7QH, whole genome shotgun sequence contains the following coding sequences:
- the LOC107479831 gene encoding probable membrane-associated kinase regulator 2 has translation MEVFTFLKYWRGGGGAEGRLPPPPPPPPAAPETTDKEEGPFIDLEFTLPNESQDHSHHSPQVHSSDSDDDGHISFTLSPSTNNHHNMELHLDPSSSFLNSNSDSDSNPNPPLPPPPFTASFLKSATKFRVFMLGLKKPKPNPTQQGKLCTVKFKVEEVPILSFFTRDNTSKPRASSNNKHESHSLSSSPPPSSSSSSSSSSEEKRLMHKYLRMVKPLYIKVSRSRCADDKLNVNASPPPQNQGEDGGSDEAEGSKLLGKSRSASAAVLVSSRRRDDSLLQQHDGIQSAILHCKRSFNASRECESSQLPRSVSNPLHDT, from the exons ATGGAAGTTTTCACCTTCCTCAAATACTGGCGAGGTGGTGGAGGAGCAGAAGGACGACTACCACCAcctccacctcctcctcctGCTGCCCCTGAAACCACCGACAAGGAGGAGGGGCCTTTCATAGACCTGGAGTTTACGCTACCCAACGAGTCTCAAGATCATTCTCACCATTCTCCACAAGTCCACTCATCAGACTCTGATGATGATGGCCACATCAGCTTCACGCTCTCCCCTTCAACTAATAACCACCACAACATGGAGCTCCACTTGgacccttcttcttccttccttaACTCCAACTCCGACTCCGACTCCAATCCCAACCcccctcttcctcctcctcccttcaCTGCTTCCTTCCTCAAATCCGCCACCAAGTTCCGCGTCTTCATGTTGGGCCTCAAGAAGCCCAAGCCCAATCCCACACAACAAGGCAAGCTCTGTACGGTCAAGTTCAAGGTTGAAGAAGTCCCCATCCTGTCCTTTTTCACCAGAGACAACACCTCTAAACCAAGAGCTTCTTCCAACAACAAACACGAATCACACTCAttatcttcttctcctcctccttcgtcgtcttcttcttcttcttcttcttcggaaGAGAAGCGTTTAATGCACAAGTATTTGAGAATGGTGAAGCCTCTCTACATTAAGGTCTCCAGGAGTAGGTGCGCTGATGACAAGCTCAACGTGAATGCCTCGCCGCCGCCGCAGAACCAAGGGGAAGACGGTGGCTCCGATGAAGCCGAGGGAAGCAAGCTTTTGGGGAAGAGCCGGTCCGCCTCTGCTGCGGTGTTGGTGTCGTCAAGGCGGCGTGATGATTCGCTGCTGCAGCAACACGATGGGATACAGAGCGCCATTTTGCACTGCAAGAGGTCCTTCAATGCCTCCAGAG AATGCGAGTCTTCTCAGCTACCACGTTCTGTGAGCAATCCATTGCATGACACTTGA